Proteins from a genomic interval of Bradyrhizobium sp. CCGB01:
- a CDS encoding antitoxin VapB family protein: MPDIEITDECRALIAAEFPSDNTGQRLASGKWQIPIDEETWRRLHKVRRPGESISDCIIRVIIITQHKRGLL; this comes from the coding sequence ATGCCGGATATTGAAATCACCGACGAGTGCCGCGCTCTGATTGCGGCCGAGTTCCCGTCCGACAATACCGGACAGCGCCTAGCAAGCGGCAAATGGCAGATACCGATCGATGAGGAAACGTGGCGACGGCTGCACAAGGTGCGGCGGCCCGGCGAGTCAATATCGGACTGCATCATCCGCGTTATCATCATCACCCAGCACAAGCGCGGCTTGCTGTAG
- a CDS encoding 2'-5' RNA ligase family protein: MAIAINVRADGDSSSEVEQLWDQVAAFEDEPSMRTLGYRPHFTFAIYDAPAIEEETARQAMLRAATGEAQLRIEFRRVRWFVGPPLVLWMEPMDDAVLRRWHASISAAIDPAYCRLHYRPGQWTPHCTLGTRIIDARRDDAIAFAGSFNRSISVLFDVADCVVFPPVRVIAEQKLPAGVP, encoded by the coding sequence ATGGCAATAGCGATCAACGTACGAGCCGATGGAGACTCCTCAAGCGAGGTCGAACAACTATGGGATCAGGTTGCGGCATTCGAGGACGAACCCTCGATGCGCACTCTCGGCTACCGGCCACATTTTACGTTCGCAATCTATGACGCGCCTGCAATTGAGGAAGAGACTGCACGGCAAGCGATGTTGCGGGCAGCAACGGGCGAAGCGCAACTCCGCATCGAATTCAGGCGCGTTCGATGGTTTGTAGGGCCGCCCCTTGTCCTTTGGATGGAGCCTATGGACGATGCAGTCCTCAGGAGGTGGCACGCTTCGATCAGCGCAGCGATCGACCCAGCCTATTGCCGGCTCCATTATCGGCCGGGACAATGGACACCTCATTGTACGCTTGGCACTCGCATCATTGATGCAAGGCGCGATGACGCCATCGCCTTCGCGGGCTCGTTCAACCGGAGCATCTCGGTGTTGTTCGACGTTGCGGACTGCGTCGTTTTTCCACCCGTGCGGGTCATTGCAGAACAGAAACTGCCGGCGGGCGTGCCCTAG
- a CDS encoding transglycosylase SLT domain-containing protein, producing MAPVLFLGRRRITTATSNLGDLGDAAETGRICATSAPHCHPLASLIFVPSRGHELGGTAAARLATLKIWQASSIAGALTAASLAAIGQIAVPRPSIATPNARVADAFSGIPLNLTTVLTNAGAAFPAPAIETRFDAGLSANAVVAAGFSAAAPDSVPPSDATTSQGPMLQVASLEAALPENSATLQQDRPSVASPNPGEGKPSYLKYYVYSEIPPPKKPAKIALSALRDVPLGTPVQEIERAAEAFGVDVNFMKAVAKIESDFNPKQRTGSYIGLFQLSKFEFSKYGSGDILNPRDNAMGAAYKFLSEAALFETMAQKKPTFSDLYLIHQQGWEGAAQHLSRPQRIAWRSMCATREGTAKGERWCKRAIWGNTLPAVKREWKSVDSLTSAAFVAMWRDRVDTLYARYPVLTAAAERSR from the coding sequence ATGGCGCCCGTCCTGTTCCTCGGCAGGAGGCGCATCACAACCGCAACTTCCAATTTAGGCGATCTTGGCGACGCGGCCGAGACTGGCCGCATCTGCGCCACAAGTGCGCCCCATTGTCATCCCCTCGCCTCCTTAATCTTCGTGCCAAGTCGGGGACATGAATTGGGGGGGACCGCGGCCGCGCGGCTGGCGACCTTGAAGATTTGGCAAGCAAGCAGTATTGCCGGCGCGCTGACCGCGGCTTCGCTTGCCGCGATTGGTCAGATCGCGGTACCGCGCCCAAGCATCGCAACGCCGAATGCAAGAGTGGCTGATGCATTCAGCGGCATTCCGCTGAATTTGACGACGGTCCTGACAAATGCCGGCGCCGCGTTTCCGGCCCCGGCCATCGAGACGAGATTCGACGCAGGATTATCGGCTAATGCGGTCGTTGCGGCGGGATTCAGCGCCGCGGCGCCGGACTCGGTGCCGCCGTCCGATGCAACGACTTCGCAAGGGCCAATGTTGCAGGTCGCCAGCCTTGAGGCAGCGTTGCCCGAGAACTCGGCAACGCTACAGCAGGACCGTCCGTCCGTTGCTTCGCCCAATCCGGGCGAAGGCAAACCGTCGTATCTCAAATACTACGTCTACTCGGAAATTCCGCCACCGAAGAAACCCGCGAAGATCGCCTTGTCGGCGTTGAGGGACGTTCCGCTCGGAACGCCCGTCCAGGAGATCGAACGTGCAGCCGAAGCGTTCGGTGTCGATGTCAATTTCATGAAGGCGGTCGCCAAAATCGAATCCGATTTCAATCCCAAGCAACGCACCGGCTCCTATATCGGCCTGTTCCAGCTGAGCAAGTTTGAGTTCAGCAAATACGGATCGGGCGACATCCTCAATCCTCGCGACAACGCTATGGGGGCTGCCTACAAATTTCTCAGCGAGGCTGCGCTATTCGAAACAATGGCGCAGAAGAAGCCGACCTTTTCCGACCTCTACCTGATCCACCAGCAGGGCTGGGAAGGAGCCGCCCAACACCTCAGCCGTCCGCAGCGGATTGCCTGGAGGTCGATGTGCGCAACCCGGGAAGGCACGGCGAAGGGCGAGCGATGGTGCAAGCGTGCTATCTGGGGCAACACGCTGCCTGCGGTCAAACGCGAATGGAAGTCCGTCGATAGTCTCACCTCGGCTGCGTTCGTCGCGATGTGGCGGGACCGCGTCGACACGCTCTATGCTCGCTATCCTGTGCTAACTGCGGCGGCCGAACGCTCGAGATAG
- a CDS encoding VOC family protein yields the protein MGQGLAIDFLALTRRNNALRHGDVAGYGRLAIRRNPMPRRIDHLVICVQNLEQAALDWQTLGFNLTPTGVHPFGTSNRLAQFADNFVELLAVTDNALVPPATPGHFSFAAHNRDFLETAEGMSMLVLHSTDAHADAARFRADRIGDYAPFDFGRDAVLPGGGTARVAFSLAFATDPAMPGIAFFTCQQRHPPELFWKAQYQRHPNGAVRVVEVVMSAAEPAAHRDFLERLTEGTAELAPGRLTIGEPGNHITLLGPSELARRLPGLANSASPRFCAARLAVTDLDATRRTLKHNGVGFAMTDAVLSVPPATAHGLALEFVEQEAN from the coding sequence ATGGGCCAGGGCCTTGCAATAGATTTTCTTGCGCTGACCCGCAGGAACAATGCTTTGCGCCACGGCGATGTCGCCGGATACGGTCGGCTCGCAATCCGGAGAAACCCCATGCCGCGCCGAATCGATCATCTCGTCATTTGCGTCCAGAATCTGGAACAGGCTGCGCTGGATTGGCAGACGTTGGGCTTCAACCTCACGCCGACCGGCGTGCACCCGTTCGGAACGAGCAACCGCCTTGCGCAGTTCGCCGACAATTTTGTGGAGTTGCTGGCCGTCACCGACAATGCGTTGGTGCCGCCAGCCACGCCGGGTCATTTCAGCTTCGCGGCCCACAACCGCGATTTTCTTGAGACCGCCGAAGGGATGTCGATGCTGGTCTTGCACAGCACCGACGCCCATGCCGATGCCGCGCGTTTCAGGGCCGACCGCATCGGCGATTATGCTCCGTTCGATTTCGGCCGCGACGCGGTGCTCCCGGGCGGAGGCACGGCGCGCGTCGCGTTTTCGCTGGCCTTTGCCACGGACCCCGCCATGCCCGGGATCGCGTTCTTCACCTGCCAGCAGCGTCACCCGCCGGAACTGTTCTGGAAGGCGCAGTATCAGCGTCATCCCAACGGCGCCGTCCGGGTGGTCGAGGTGGTGATGTCGGCGGCGGAGCCGGCGGCGCATCGCGATTTCCTCGAGCGCCTCACGGAAGGCACGGCCGAGCTTGCGCCCGGGCGGCTGACGATTGGCGAGCCCGGCAATCATATCACCTTGCTTGGCCCGTCCGAGTTGGCGCGCCGGTTACCGGGCCTCGCGAACAGCGCTTCGCCGCGCTTTTGCGCGGCGCGTCTGGCGGTCACTGATCTGGATGCGACAAGGCGAACGCTGAAACACAATGGCGTCGGCTTCGCGATGACCGATGCCGTGCTGTCGGTGCCACCCGCCACCGCGCATGGTCTGGCGCTCGAATTCGTCGAACAGGAGGCAAACTGA
- a CDS encoding LysR family transcriptional regulator, with the protein MTYTLPPLNALRAFEAAARHLSFKLAAHELHVTPAAVGQQVKALEARLGVQLFERLHKQLILTAAGQAYLPGISEGFRQIADATSQLKPEGAVLLQLGVHGGIDLRRLELAEFRGAHADIGLRVLQPAGLHELVEGKVDLLIARGVGHHPGYRCDRVDEGSGPGDWLIAPEGTADCPEIVSFREWLRTLPAENSLASHRPRLVGIRR; encoded by the coding sequence ATGACCTACACCCTTCCGCCACTCAACGCGCTCCGCGCATTCGAGGCCGCCGCGCGGCATCTCAGCTTCAAGCTGGCCGCGCACGAGCTGCACGTGACGCCCGCCGCCGTGGGGCAGCAGGTGAAAGCGCTGGAGGCGCGTCTCGGCGTGCAACTGTTCGAACGGCTGCACAAGCAGCTCATCCTGACCGCGGCCGGTCAGGCCTATCTGCCCGGGATCTCCGAAGGCTTTCGCCAGATTGCGGACGCGACCTCGCAATTGAAGCCGGAAGGTGCGGTGCTGCTGCAACTGGGAGTCCATGGCGGCATCGACCTGCGCCGCCTCGAATTGGCGGAGTTTCGCGGCGCACACGCGGACATCGGTTTACGGGTGCTGCAGCCCGCCGGCCTGCACGAGCTGGTCGAGGGCAAGGTCGACCTGCTGATCGCCCGCGGCGTTGGCCACCATCCGGGTTATCGCTGCGACCGGGTCGATGAGGGATCAGGTCCGGGTGATTGGCTGATTGCGCCTGAAGGCACCGCGGATTGCCCCGAAATCGTCAGCTTCCGCGAATGGCTGCGCACCCTGCCGGCCGAGAACTCGCTTGCAAGCCACCGCCCTCGTCTGGTCGGCATCAGACGATAG
- a CDS encoding L-2-amino-thiazoline-4-carboxylic acid hydrolase — MAESVHPFYEQHRGAMEAAMCHRLDLAAAMLRERAHLSDIDRIRGEVMDEFEIVLTQMPYVGGAASRMSDFFMRLMGFMAISRVLHRHGVPLSVIDEIERETYKAQLLTVREAERLAAGRQFMSLENQALLREQAAKSVTESHQQQFPEDFVYDFVEPGPRDSFEFGINYKACGFCKFAARHGDKDILPNICGLDFDAYATRGIRLERTQTLAGGASHCNFRFSRIPSE, encoded by the coding sequence ATGGCTGAGTCCGTCCATCCCTTCTACGAGCAGCACCGCGGCGCCATGGAGGCCGCCATGTGCCATCGGCTCGACCTTGCCGCGGCGATGCTCCGCGAGCGTGCGCATCTCTCCGATATTGACCGGATCAGGGGGGAGGTGATGGACGAATTCGAGATCGTGCTCACCCAGATGCCCTATGTCGGAGGCGCGGCGAGCCGCATGAGCGATTTCTTCATGCGTCTCATGGGCTTCATGGCCATCAGCCGTGTGCTCCACCGACACGGCGTGCCGCTGTCCGTCATCGACGAGATCGAGCGGGAAACCTACAAGGCGCAATTGCTCACGGTGCGAGAGGCGGAACGTCTGGCCGCAGGGCGTCAGTTCATGTCGCTTGAGAACCAGGCCTTGCTGCGCGAGCAGGCTGCGAAAAGCGTGACAGAAAGCCATCAGCAGCAGTTTCCTGAGGATTTCGTCTACGACTTCGTCGAGCCTGGTCCCCGTGACAGTTTTGAGTTCGGCATCAACTACAAGGCTTGCGGCTTCTGCAAATTCGCGGCTCGCCATGGAGACAAGGACATCCTGCCGAACATTTGCGGGCTGGATTTCGATGCCTATGCAACGCGAGGCATCCGCCTGGAAAGGACACAGACGCTGGCCGGCGGCGCGAGCCACTGCAATTTCCGGTTCTCGCGGATTCCTTCGGAATAG
- a CDS encoding ABC transporter permease, whose protein sequence is MASSETVPAAGARARGLAPFLRSQMRNIAPFLTLIFLSAFFAFASPSFATLDNLGNILTQVSVTGIIAVGLTFVILCAEIDLSIASIANVTGIAVAYFTLQESYVNIANIPLPGAVAIILSILLCALLGMVNALGLTVIGIPSFIMTLAMMQIAAGISALLVRGQIAYKVPSLITTLGSGSIGGIPWIVIVAAIMLLGGHLVLTYTRFGRYVYMVGGNREAAEYSGLNVKLILGAVMVISAVCSGIGGMLGVAHFGSAQQNEFDTYLLDSIAAVVVGGTSLFGGRGGIGNTIVGLFVLGVLNNGLDHVNIDSFLKILIRGLILLAALVINVYAQRLREKAAE, encoded by the coding sequence ATGGCGAGCAGTGAGACGGTTCCAGCGGCGGGTGCGCGGGCGCGGGGCCTTGCGCCCTTCCTGCGCTCGCAGATGCGCAACATCGCGCCGTTCCTGACGCTGATCTTCCTGTCCGCCTTCTTCGCGTTTGCCAGCCCCTCCTTCGCGACGCTGGACAATCTCGGCAACATCCTGACCCAGGTGTCGGTGACGGGTATCATCGCCGTCGGCCTCACCTTCGTGATCCTCTGTGCCGAGATCGACCTCTCGATCGCCAGCATCGCCAACGTCACCGGCATCGCAGTCGCCTACTTCACACTGCAGGAATCCTACGTCAACATCGCCAACATCCCGCTGCCCGGCGCGGTCGCGATCATCCTGTCGATCCTGCTCTGCGCCCTGCTCGGCATGGTCAATGCGCTGGGGCTGACCGTGATCGGCATCCCCTCCTTCATCATGACGCTGGCGATGATGCAGATCGCGGCCGGCATCTCGGCGCTGCTGGTGCGCGGCCAGATCGCCTACAAGGTGCCCAGCCTGATCACGACGCTGGGCTCGGGCTCGATCGGCGGCATTCCATGGATCGTGATTGTCGCCGCCATCATGCTGCTCGGCGGCCATCTGGTGCTGACCTACACGCGCTTCGGCCGCTACGTCTACATGGTCGGCGGCAACCGCGAGGCCGCCGAATATTCCGGCCTCAACGTCAAGCTCATCCTCGGCGCGGTGATGGTGATCTCGGCGGTGTGCTCGGGCATCGGCGGCATGCTCGGCGTCGCCCATTTCGGCAGTGCGCAGCAGAACGAGTTCGACACCTACCTGCTCGACTCCATCGCCGCCGTCGTCGTCGGCGGCACCAGCCTGTTCGGCGGCCGCGGCGGCATCGGTAACACCATCGTCGGCCTGTTCGTGCTCGGTGTCCTCAACAACGGCCTCGACCACGTCAACATCGACAGCTTCCTGAAGATCCTGATCCGCGGCCTGATCCTGCTGGCGGCGCTGGTGATCAACGTTTACGCGCAGCGGCTAAGGGAAAAAGCGGCGGAGTAA
- a CDS encoding alpha/beta fold hydrolase, translating into MSTITTNDGVNIFYKDWGSGQPIVFSHGWPLTADDWDAQMTFFLHHGYRVIAHDRRGHGRSDQPSTGNDMDHWVDDLAALTEHLNLRDAIHIGHSTGGGEVARYVARHQERVAKAVLVASLTPNMYRSENNASGQPPEWFEAIRAGVLGNRSEFYRFVPENPFYGYNLDGAKPSEAIIANWWRQGMAGGALAHYATVDSWLEDYTEDLKKITVPVLVMHGEADQVVPFASSVPRAVDLLRNGSLKTYPGYPHGMLTTHADVLNPDLLSFIRS; encoded by the coding sequence ATGTCCACGATCACTACTAACGACGGTGTAAACATCTTCTACAAGGATTGGGGATCAGGTCAGCCGATCGTCTTCAGCCACGGTTGGCCGCTGACGGCGGACGACTGGGATGCCCAGATGACGTTCTTCCTTCATCACGGGTATCGGGTGATCGCCCACGACCGGCGCGGCCACGGCCGGTCCGACCAGCCCAGCACCGGCAACGACATGGACCATTGGGTTGACGACCTCGCGGCCCTGACTGAACACCTCAACCTGCGCGACGCGATCCACATCGGGCACTCGACAGGTGGCGGTGAGGTGGCTCGCTATGTCGCTCGCCACCAGGAGCGCGTCGCGAAGGCGGTTCTGGTCGCTTCACTGACGCCGAACATGTACCGGAGCGAGAACAACGCGTCCGGTCAACCGCCGGAGTGGTTCGAAGCGATCCGGGCAGGCGTGCTGGGCAACCGGTCGGAATTTTACCGTTTCGTCCCTGAGAATCCGTTCTACGGGTACAACCTCGATGGGGCCAAGCCTTCGGAGGCAATCATTGCGAACTGGTGGCGCCAAGGCATGGCCGGCGGTGCTCTCGCTCACTACGCGACTGTCGACTCTTGGCTCGAAGATTATACTGAAGACCTCAAGAAGATCACCGTGCCGGTGCTGGTGATGCATGGCGAGGCTGATCAAGTCGTCCCGTTCGCAAGTTCCGTGCCGCGTGCGGTCGACTTGCTCAGGAACGGGTCGCTGAAGACCTATCCCGGCTACCCCCATGGCATGCTAACCACGCATGCGGATGTCCTCAACCCCGACCTGCTCTCGTTCATCAGATCTTGA
- a CDS encoding sugar ABC transporter ATP-binding protein: MREDRSPILELQGITKSFGGVEALRGVDFALSPGEIHGLVGENGAGKSTLMKIIAGVHSEFSGCFLIDGKETHFRSARDAHAAGIAMVHQELSVAPDLTVAENVFLGNQPTNALGLVQWRRMAREAGEQLARFGIDVDPMSRLGDLPIGLQQLIEIARVLFSGARIVILDEPTSALSPPEVERLFATLRRLREEGTAIVFISHFIEDILRVSDTVTVFRNGRKVAETASAATSKGALIEAMIGRGGEALEHSYTDDLMLPRPSDSSVVLKVDQLSLARSLKDISFEARAGEVLGIYGFMGCGQQELSRILFGKLKPDSGTLAVEGRPKTFASTAAARRAGVALVPESRRDMLFHQEPVYKNISISILDRISSLLLKPAQERDIAKRQVEQLQIRPPVVGLDLGMLSGGNQQKVALAKWLTYPPKLLVLCEPTRGMDVGAKNDVINIVRDLRARGLAIIVLSTEPETVLSLADRILVLKRGALVREFRSEPVSKDRLLEAA; this comes from the coding sequence TTCGCCCATCCTGGAACTGCAAGGCATCACGAAGAGCTTCGGCGGCGTCGAAGCACTTCGTGGTGTCGATTTCGCGCTCTCACCCGGCGAGATCCACGGTCTCGTCGGCGAGAACGGCGCCGGAAAAAGCACGCTGATGAAGATCATCGCCGGCGTGCACAGCGAATTCTCCGGCTGCTTCCTGATCGACGGGAAGGAGACGCATTTCCGCTCGGCCCGCGATGCGCACGCGGCCGGCATCGCCATGGTGCATCAGGAGCTCAGCGTCGCGCCCGACCTCACGGTCGCCGAGAACGTGTTCCTGGGCAACCAGCCGACCAACGCCCTCGGCCTCGTGCAATGGCGGCGGATGGCGCGCGAGGCCGGCGAGCAGCTCGCCCGCTTCGGCATCGACGTCGACCCGATGTCGCGGCTGGGTGACTTACCCATCGGGCTGCAGCAGCTGATCGAGATCGCGCGCGTGCTGTTCTCCGGCGCCCGCATCGTCATCCTCGACGAGCCGACCTCCGCCCTCTCCCCGCCCGAGGTCGAGCGCCTGTTCGCGACGCTGCGGCGCTTACGCGAGGAAGGCACTGCCATCGTCTTCATCTCGCATTTCATCGAGGACATTCTTCGCGTGTCCGACACGGTGACGGTGTTCCGCAACGGGCGGAAGGTCGCCGAGACTGCAAGCGCCGCGACCAGCAAGGGCGCGCTGATCGAGGCCATGATCGGCCGCGGCGGCGAAGCGCTCGAGCACAGCTACACCGATGACCTCATGCTGCCACGGCCGAGCGACAGCTCCGTGGTCCTGAAGGTCGACCAGCTCTCGCTCGCCCGCAGCCTGAAGGACATCTCCTTCGAGGCCCGCGCCGGCGAGGTGCTCGGCATCTACGGGTTCATGGGCTGCGGCCAGCAGGAGCTGTCGCGCATCCTGTTTGGCAAGCTGAAGCCTGATAGCGGCACGCTCGCCGTCGAGGGCAGGCCCAAAACCTTCGCCAGCACGGCGGCGGCGCGGCGTGCCGGCGTGGCGCTGGTGCCGGAGAGCCGGCGCGACATGCTGTTTCACCAGGAGCCGGTCTACAAGAACATCTCGATCAGCATTCTCGACCGCATCTCGTCGCTGCTGCTCAAGCCGGCGCAGGAGCGCGACATCGCCAAGCGCCAGGTCGAGCAGTTGCAGATCAGGCCGCCGGTGGTCGGCCTCGACCTCGGCATGCTCTCCGGCGGCAACCAGCAGAAGGTGGCGCTGGCGAAATGGCTGACCTATCCGCCGAAGCTCCTGGTGCTGTGCGAGCCGACCCGCGGCATGGATGTCGGCGCCAAGAACGACGTCATCAACATCGTCCGCGACCTCCGCGCCAGGGGGCTCGCGATCATCGTGTTGTCGACCGAACCGGAAACGGTGCTGTCGCTGGCCGACCGCATCCTCGTGCTCAAGCGCGGTGCGTTGGTCCGGGAATTCAGGAGCGAGCCGGTCAGCAAGGACCGCCTGCTGGAAGCGGCGTGA
- a CDS encoding LysR substrate-binding domain-containing protein, whose protein sequence is MELRHLRYFVAVAEEGSLLTAAQRRLNTSQPSLSRQIRDLEDEVGVQLLDRQARGVTLTAAGRVFLDHARLALLQVEAATEGARQTALPQRPVLSMGFLVGLEVMWLPQLLRILREEAPDVEVTLSTQSSPELAFALMRGKLDIAFLRPEKDNEGVVFKMLAKEPLIAVLPAEHHLASRKKIRPQDLAREIYVSSARTSPVLQEVIQNYASRVGITLKAKYEGENISSAMSLVTSTGGISLVPLYAQNMLAPNVVARALEGDTPTVDLALGYNRENPSPLLRRLLSRADELVASVQNQSIIRYVEAQ, encoded by the coding sequence ATGGAGCTCCGGCACCTGCGCTATTTCGTTGCCGTCGCTGAAGAAGGCAGCCTGCTGACGGCCGCCCAACGGCGACTGAACACTTCTCAGCCATCGCTGAGCCGGCAGATCCGCGATCTGGAAGACGAGGTCGGCGTTCAGTTATTGGATCGCCAGGCGCGCGGCGTGACGCTGACCGCCGCCGGAAGAGTGTTTCTTGATCACGCGCGGCTGGCGCTGCTGCAGGTTGAGGCGGCAACGGAGGGGGCCCGGCAGACGGCGCTACCGCAAAGGCCCGTCCTCTCGATGGGTTTTCTCGTCGGGTTGGAGGTGATGTGGCTCCCCCAGCTTCTGCGCATCCTCCGCGAGGAAGCGCCCGATGTTGAAGTCACGCTTAGCACACAGTCTTCACCAGAACTCGCGTTCGCATTGATGCGGGGAAAGTTGGACATAGCTTTCCTTCGCCCCGAGAAAGACAACGAGGGCGTCGTCTTCAAGATGTTGGCGAAGGAGCCCTTGATCGCCGTGCTGCCGGCCGAACATCATCTGGCGTCCCGCAAGAAGATTCGTCCCCAAGATCTCGCCCGCGAGATCTATGTCAGCTCGGCAAGAACGTCTCCGGTCTTGCAAGAGGTCATACAAAACTACGCATCCAGGGTCGGTATTACTCTGAAGGCGAAGTACGAAGGCGAAAACATCTCATCGGCCATGTCACTTGTGACTTCCACGGGCGGAATTAGTCTCGTACCCCTCTATGCGCAGAACATGCTGGCACCGAACGTCGTCGCTAGAGCGCTCGAGGGCGACACTCCAACGGTCGATCTGGCACTGGGATACAATCGAGAAAATCCGTCGCCCTTACTTCGTCGGCTTTTGTCCCGCGCGGATGAATTGGTCGCAAGCGTTCAGAACCAGAGCATTATACGCTATGTTGAAGCTCAATAG
- a CDS encoding RidA family protein, whose amino-acid sequence MAHTVSHNPATVHAPAAGYCMGLELTQHRRLLFISGQVPERPDGTVPEGFEAQCEQAWRNVIEVLAAAGLGVEHLVKVTTFLTDRSQLVTNRTIRCAKLGEHQPALTVVVAETVDGKWLLEIEAIAAD is encoded by the coding sequence ATGGCTCACACCGTAAGCCACAATCCCGCAACGGTCCACGCTCCCGCCGCCGGCTACTGCATGGGACTTGAATTGACGCAGCATCGCCGCCTGTTGTTCATCAGCGGCCAGGTGCCTGAGAGACCCGACGGCACCGTGCCCGAAGGTTTCGAGGCGCAATGCGAGCAGGCCTGGCGCAACGTCATCGAGGTGCTCGCCGCCGCCGGCCTCGGCGTCGAGCATCTGGTCAAGGTCACCACGTTCCTGACCGACCGCAGTCAACTCGTGACGAACCGTACCATTCGTTGTGCGAAGCTCGGCGAGCATCAGCCCGCGCTGACGGTCGTGGTCGCCGAGACCGTTGATGGCAAATGGTTACTCGAAATCGAGGCGATCGCCGCGGATTGA
- a CDS encoding ABC transporter ATP-binding protein, which produces MHEPLGGADDLILSVEDLAVHFPMGGGLLGRGRRVLRAVDGVDLKLKRGECLGLVGESGSGKSTVALSILGLLTPTRGRIVLDGQVVTNRQSGDRKSLARTVQIVFQDPYASLNPRQTVRRTLEDPLRVHGVTATSEIEDRVATMLRHVGLRPEQSGRYPHEFSGGQRQRIGIARALILNPKIVICDEPVSALDVSIRAQIINLLLELKDTLGLSYIMISHDLGVVEHMSDRVAVMYLGRIVENGDWREIFERPAHPYTQALIAAIPDPLRHAPLATTGGDLPNPLNPPNGCAFSPRCRYAEDVCRSEPGPSLEMRPDGHAVRCWRADEIAGRAALALTGGHP; this is translated from the coding sequence ATGCATGAGCCACTGGGGGGAGCGGACGATCTCATCCTCAGCGTCGAGGATCTGGCGGTTCATTTTCCGATGGGCGGCGGCCTGCTGGGCCGCGGCCGGCGGGTGCTCCGTGCCGTCGATGGTGTCGATCTCAAGCTGAAGCGCGGCGAATGCCTCGGCCTCGTCGGCGAGTCCGGCTCGGGCAAGTCGACGGTCGCCTTGTCGATCCTTGGCCTGCTGACGCCGACGCGCGGCCGCATCGTGCTGGACGGGCAGGTCGTGACCAACAGGCAATCCGGCGACCGGAAGTCGCTGGCCCGCACCGTGCAGATCGTGTTCCAGGATCCCTACGCCTCGCTCAATCCGCGCCAGACCGTTCGCCGCACGCTGGAAGATCCGCTGCGTGTGCATGGCGTCACCGCCACGAGCGAGATCGAGGACCGCGTCGCCACGATGCTGCGGCATGTCGGCCTGCGGCCCGAGCAGTCGGGCCGCTACCCCCATGAATTCTCCGGCGGCCAGCGCCAGCGCATCGGTATTGCACGCGCGCTGATCCTCAATCCAAAGATCGTCATCTGCGACGAGCCGGTCTCGGCGCTCGACGTCTCGATCCGCGCCCAGATCATCAATCTGCTGCTGGAATTGAAGGACACGCTCGGTCTCTCCTACATCATGATCAGCCACGACCTCGGCGTCGTCGAGCACATGAGCGACCGCGTCGCCGTCATGTATCTCGGCCGCATCGTGGAGAACGGCGACTGGCGCGAGATCTTCGAACGGCCGGCGCACCCCTATACGCAGGCCCTGATCGCCGCGATCCCTGATCCGCTGCGCCATGCACCGCTGGCGACGACAGGCGGCGATCTTCCCAACCCGCTCAATCCCCCGAATGGATGCGCGTTCAGCCCGCGCTGTCGTTATGCCGAGGACGTGTGTCGGAGCGAGCCCGGTCCGTCGCTTGAAATGCGTCCCGACGGCCACGCGGTAAGGTGTTGGCGAGCTGACGAGATTGCGGGGCGGGCGGCGTTGGCCTTGACCGGAGGGCATCCCTAG